Proteins found in one Zea mays cultivar B73 chromosome 1, Zm-B73-REFERENCE-NAM-5.0, whole genome shotgun sequence genomic segment:
- the LOC100275412 gene encoding uncharacterized protein LOC100275412 — MAGSLLNPSRGLVRNSTFHGRCVALLVLAQLNAILRSVLSDVELSSVSVSLRTSSSLPRAELSVGLQLAMVSNSCTNRDLRLVFPAALTCVDLCSLRSGCRAGSLHTWCTPSWASRCCASCVTSHPHHGQQLQKYGRLSLFPIFHAHLGLHPQPLPEIWLNGRTRRSPEFYG, encoded by the coding sequence ATGGCCGGCTCACTGCTCAACCCAAGCCGAGGTCTTGTACGAAACAGCACCTTCCATGGCCGCTGCGTCGCGCTCCTTGTGCTTGCGCAGCTGAACGCCATACTGCGCAGTGTTTTGTCCGATGTCGAGCTTAGCTCAGTCTCTGTTTCTCTGCGCACGTCGAGTTCCTTGCCGCGCGCTGAGCTTTCTGTCGGTCTCCAACTCGCCATGGTGTCCAACTCCTGTACCAACCGTGACCTACGCTTGGTCTTCCCAGCTGCGTTGACCTGCGTCGACCTCTGCTCGCTTCGCTCGGGATGTCGTGCTGGGTCGCTCCATACTTGGTGCACACCCAGCTGGGCGTCGCGATGCTGTGCATCATGCGTCACCAGTCATCCTCACCATGGCCAGCAGCTTCAAAAATATGGACGCCTAAGCCTTTTTCCTATCTTTCACGCCCACCTCGGTCTTCATCCTCAACCTTTGCCAGAAATTTGGTTAAATGGACGAACCAGAAGATCTCCAGAATTTTATGGATGA